In Sebastes umbrosus isolate fSebUmb1 unplaced genomic scaffold, fSebUmb1.pri scaffold_72_arrow_ctg1, whole genome shotgun sequence, one genomic interval encodes:
- the LOC119484447 gene encoding vegetative cell wall protein gp1-like, with protein sequence SSSPSPSPSSPSTSPSPSSSPSPSPSSPSSPLPSSPSSPLPSSSPPSSPSSPSPSSPSPSPSSPSSPSSPSSSSPSPSSPLPPSPSPSSPSSSSPSPSPSSPSTSPSPSSSPSSSPSPSSPSSPSPSPSPSPPSPSPSPPLPSSPSSSSPSPSSPSSPSTSPSPSPSPSSPPSPSPSSSPSSSPSSSPSPSSPSSSPSSSPSSSPSPSSSSSSSSSPSSPSSPSPSPSPSSPSSPLPSPPSSPSSPSPSSPSPSPSSPSSPSSPSSSSPSPSSPLPPSPSPSSPSSSSPSPSPSSPSTSPSPSSSPSSLPSPSSSSPSSPSSPSPSPSSPSSPLPSSPSSPLPSSSPPSSPSSPSPSSPSSSPSS encoded by the exons tcatcatcaccatcaccatcaccatcatcaccatcaacatcaccatcaccatcatcatcaccatcaccatcaccatcatcaccatcatcaccattaccatcatcaccatcatcaccattaccatcatcatcaccaccatcatcaccatcatcaccatcaccatcatcaccatcaccatcaccatcatcaccatcatcaccatcatcaccatcatcatcatcaccatcaccatcatcaccattaccaccatcaccatcaccatcatcaccatcatcatcatcaccatcaccatcaccatcatcaccatcaacatcaccatcaccatcatcatcaccatcatcatcaccatcaccatcatcaccatcatcaccatcaccatcaccatcaccatcaccaccatcaccatcaccatcaccaccattaccatcatcaccatcatcatcatcaccatcaccatcatcaccatcatcaccatcaacatcaccatcaccatcaccatcaccatcatcaccaccatcaccatcaccatcatcatcaccatcatcatcaccatcatcatcaccatcaccatcatcaccatcatcatcaccatcatcatcaccatcatcatcaccatcaccatcatcatca tcatcatcatcatcatcaccatcatcaccatcatcaccatcaccatcaccatcaccatcatcaccatcatcaccattaccatca ccaccatcatcaccatcatcaccatcaccatcatcaccatcaccatcaccatcatcaccatcatcaccatcatcaccatcatcatcatcaccatcaccatcatcaccattaccaccatcaccatcaccatcatcaccatcatcatcatcaccatcaccatcaccatcatcaccatcaacatcaccatcaccatcatcatcaccatcatcattaccatcaccatca tcatcatcaccatcatcaccatcatcaccatcaccatcaccatcatcaccatcatcaccattaccatcatcaccatcatcaccattaccatcatcatcaccaccatcatcaccatcatcaccatcaccatcatcaccatcatcatcaccatcatca